Proteins encoded by one window of Salvia splendens isolate huo1 chromosome 7, SspV2, whole genome shotgun sequence:
- the LOC121811143 gene encoding GPN-loop GTPase 3-like, which produces MGYAQLVIGPAGSGKSTYCSSLSQHCETIGRSINIVNLDPAAENFNYPVAMDIRELISLEDVMEELGLGPNGGLIYCMEHLEENLDEWLTEELDNYLDDDYLVFDCPGQIELFSHVPVLKNFVEHLKRKNFNVCVVYLLDSQFITDVTKFISGCMASLSAMVQLELPHVNILSKMDLVRNKRDIENYLNPEPQTLLAELNQRMAPQFGKLNKSLIELVDQYSMVSFFPLDLRKESSIQYILSQIDMSIQYGEDADVKIKDFDPEDD; this is translated from the exons ATGGGTTACGCACAATTAGTCATTGGCCCTGCTGGCAGTGGAAAG TCTACCTATTGTTCTAGCTTGTCCCAACATTGCGAAACTATTGGCCGATCAATTAATATTGTAAACTTAGATCCTGCTGCTGAGAATTTCAACTATCCTGTTGCAATGG ATATTAGGGAACTCATTTCATTGGAGGATGTCATGGAGGAGCTTGGATTGGGGCCAAATGGTGGCCTTATTTACTGCATGGA GCACCTGGAAGAAAATCTGGATGAGTGGCTGACAGAAGAATTGGATAATTATTTGGATGATGATTATTTAGTTTTTGACTGCCCAG GCCAGATAGAACTCTTCTCTCATGTACCAGTGCTTAAGAACTTTGTGGAGCACTTAAAGCGGAAAAATTTCAATGTCTGTGTTGTGTACTTACTTGATTCACAG TTTATAACAGATGTCACCAAGTTCATAAGTGGCTGTATGGCCTCACTATCTGCTATGGTTCAACTGGAGCTACCTCATGTTAATATTCTCTCCAAAATGGACCTTGTGAGAAACAAGAGGGACATTGAGAA TTACTTGAATCCAGAACCTCAGACTCTGTTGGCTGAGTTGAATCAGCGTATGGCTCCACAGTTTGGGAAACTTAATAAGAGTTTGATTGAACTG GTGGACCAGTACAGCATGGTGAGCTTCTTTCCTCTTGATCTGAGAAAAGAGAGCAG CATTCAGTACATTCTGTCGCAAATTGACATGTCTATTCAGTATGGGGAAGATGCAGATGTGAAGATCAAGGATTTTGATCCCGAAGACGACTGA
- the LOC121742376 gene encoding 60S ribosomal protein L5-like: MVFVKAQKSKAYFKRFQVKYKRRREGKTDYRARIRMINQDKNKYNTPKFRFVVRFTNKDIICQILSSSIAGDHVLAAAYAHELPRYGLEVGLTNYAAAYCTGLLLSRRVLKTLELDEEYEGNVEATGEDYSVEPAETRRPFRALLDVGLIKTTTGNRVFGALKGALDGGLDIPHSDKRFAGFSKDTKQLDAEVHRKYIYGGHIASYMQTLIEDEPEKYQSHFSEYIKRGIDADNIAEVYKKVHAAIRADPTAKKSEKKQPTEHKRYNLKKLTYEERKNKLIERLNALNAAAGNDDDEDEGDDE; this comes from the exons ATG GTTTTCGTCAAAGCCCAAAAATCTAAGGCCTATTTCAAGCGTTTCCAAGTTAAGTACAAGAGAAGAAGAG AGGGGAAGACTGATTATCGAGCAAGGATTCGCATGATCAACCAGGATAAGAATAAGTACAACACTCCAAAGTTTCGCTTTGTTGTGCGATTT ACCAACAAGGACATAATTTGCCAGATTTTGTCTTCGAGCATTGCTGGTGATCATGTTCTTGCTGCTGCATATGCACATGAGCTGCCTCGTTATGGCCTAGAAGTTGGACTCACAAACTATGCTGCAG CTTACTGCACCGGACTTCTTTTAAGTCGCCGAGTCCTGAAGACTCTTGAGTTGGATGAGGAGTATGAAGGAAATGTGGAG GCAACCGGGGAAGATTATTCAGTTGAGCCTGCAGAAACCAGAAGGCCTTTCCGTGCCCTATTGGATGTTGGCCTAATCAAAACTACTACTGGAAACCGTGTTTTTGGTGCCCTCAAG GGAGCTCTGGATGGTGGACTTGACATCCCACACAGTGACAAGAGATTTGCTGGATTTAGCAAGGACACCAAGCAGCTTGATGCTGAAGTGCACCGTAAGTATATCTATGGTGGACACATTGCTTCTTACATGCAG ACTCTGATAGAAGATGAGCCTGAGAAGTACCAGTCTCACTTCAGTGAGTACATTAAGAGGGGTATTGATGCAGATAACATTGCAGAGGTGTACAAGAAGGTTCATGCTGCAATTCGTGCTGATCCTACAGCTAAGAAATCTGAAAAGAAGCAGCCAACCGAGCACAAAAG GTACAACCTTAAGAAACTAACTTATGAGGAGAGGAAGAACAAGTTGATTGAGAGGTTAAATGCTCTGAATGCTGCTGCTGGTAATGATGACGATGAGGATGAGGGAGACGATGAGTGA
- the LOC121742652 gene encoding uncharacterized protein LOC121742652, protein MAASANNPSGTQRDGNTNNNNNGTVPENTSGSGVSAQTSLRHNPGISLDWTPEEQSTLEDLLTKYASEPNIIRYTKIAQALKDKTVRDIALRCRWMNKKENGKRRKDDNNSRRSKDKKEKAIDSLPKSSQVANHTNDLPYVQPILTESDDGISYTAIGGVTGQLLEQSAKVLDQISANFSAFKVHENINLFCQARTNILSILNDFNDLPEIMKQMPPLPVKLNVDLANSILPQAPMVNNS, encoded by the exons ATGGCCGCGAGTGCTAATAATCCTTCAGGCACTCAGAGAGATGGCAACACCAACAATAATAATAACGGCACTGTTCCGGAAAATACCAGCGGCAGCGGCGTGTCAGCCCAAACCTCACTCCGCCATAACCCGGGCATATCGCTTGATTGGACGCCAGAGGAACAATCGACGCTAGAAGATTTACTTACCAA ATATGCCTCTGAACCCAACATTATTCGGTATACCAAGATTGCTCAGGCATTAAAAGACAAGACAGTCCGTGATATTGCATTGCGTTGCAGATGGATGAAT aaaaaggAAAACGGCAAGAGAAGAAAAGATGATAACAATTCGAGGAGAAGTAAAGACAAAAAG GAAAAAGCAATAGATTCATTGCCAAAATCTTCTCAAGTAGCAAACCACACAAATGACCTGCCATATGTTCAGCCGATATTGACGGAAAGTGATGATGGAATTTCATATACTG CTATTGGTGGAGTCACTGGACAGCTTCTTGAGCAAAGTGCTAAAGTCTTGGATCAAATTTCTGCCAATTTTTCTGCTTTTAAG GTCCATGAGAACATCAACCTCTTCTGTCAAGCTCGGACAAATATCCTTTCAATCTTAAATGA CTTCAATGACTTGCCAGAAATAATGAAGCAAATGCCACCACTTCCTGTCAAGCTGAACGTAGATCTGGCCAACTCCATTCTTCCTCAAGCACCCATGGTCAATAACTCTTGA
- the LOC121740976 gene encoding uncharacterized protein LOC121740976, translating into MLENPSSDAPAATVKRYAPPNQRNRSLGRRKSGGDRLERANSYVNDVDRNPVGATKGGGLADHGDLGYNARAKLIPLQGCCNSEASQLLNNRWAAAMNAHNSLPEDSPERPVVYARKSAAPWGHTILPHLVLVQPTGGASAGLQGDFLNELQKAMDNASPFS; encoded by the exons ATGCTGGAAAACCCTAGTTCAGATGCACCAGCTGCCACCGTCAAGCGATACGCTCCTCCGAATCAACG GAACCGATCACTTGGCAGGCGTAAATCTGGTGGAG ATCGACTAGAACGGGCAAACAGCTATGTGAATGATGTAGATAGGAACCCAGTTGGTGCCACCAAAGGTGGTGGTCTAGCAGATCATGGGGATTTAGGCTACAATGCTCGTGCAAAGTTAATACCTTTACAGGGGTGTTGCAACAGTGAAGCATCTCAGCTGCTGAACAACC GTTGGGCAGCTGCCATGAATGCACATAACAGTTTGCCAGAAGATTCACCTG AAAGGCCAGTTGTGTATGCAAGGAAGAGTGCTGCACCATGGGGTCACACTATTCTTCCACATCTGGTG CTTGTTCAACCTACCGGTGGGGCCTCTGCTGGGTTGCAGGGAGATTTCTTAAATGAACTCCAAAAGGCAATGGATAATGCTAGTCCCTTCTCCTAA